In the genome of Halapricum salinum, one region contains:
- a CDS encoding 30S ribosomal protein S8e codes for MKFQGRSTRKRTGGRRRHARNKRKYELGDQPTETELDEPRLKVVDTRGNTTKIRAISTDIASVADGEEVVEAEIENVVENDANPNYIRRNIITKGAVIETSAGEARVTSRPGQDGQVNAVLVE; via the coding sequence CCGCTCCACTCGCAAACGGACCGGTGGCCGCCGCCGCCACGCCCGAAACAAGCGCAAGTACGAACTCGGCGATCAGCCGACCGAGACCGAACTCGACGAGCCGCGCCTGAAGGTCGTCGACACGCGCGGCAACACCACGAAGATTCGTGCGATCAGCACCGACATCGCCAGCGTCGCCGATGGCGAGGAAGTCGTCGAGGCCGAGATCGAGAACGTCGTCGAGAACGACGCTAACCCCAACTACATCCGCCGAAACATCATCACCAAGGGCGCGGTCATCGAGACCAGCGCGGGTGAGGCTCGCGTCACCTCCCGCCCCGGCCAGGACGGGCAGGTCAACGCGGTCCTCGTCGAGTAG
- a CDS encoding metallophosphoesterase family protein, which translates to MHAKPTFDDAVVHRRIDASEWRGIYVIGDVHGCRATLDRLLERLDPAEADLLVFVGDLVRKGPDSQGVVERVRQMDNAVSVLGNNEAKVLRGDKTLPELTDADHDYIESMPVVLSWEDSMAVHGGIDHRKSLANHSREDLLNMRSLTDSGGYTRPYWFEQRRERPRVFFGHTVLAHPFETDCAVGLDTGCVYGGQLTAYDCTRAEFIAVDPVETHVSRSEDSIVEPTPGFECLAD; encoded by the coding sequence ATGCACGCGAAACCGACGTTCGACGACGCTGTTGTGCACCGGCGAATCGACGCCAGCGAGTGGCGCGGCATCTACGTGATCGGCGACGTCCACGGCTGCCGGGCGACGCTCGATCGGCTGCTGGAGCGTCTCGATCCGGCCGAGGCGGACCTCCTCGTGTTCGTCGGCGACCTCGTCAGGAAGGGGCCGGACAGCCAGGGCGTCGTCGAACGCGTCCGGCAGATGGACAACGCCGTGAGCGTTCTGGGCAACAACGAGGCCAAGGTCCTCCGCGGTGACAAGACGCTCCCGGAACTGACCGACGCCGACCACGACTACATCGAATCGATGCCCGTCGTGCTCTCCTGGGAAGACTCGATGGCCGTCCACGGCGGGATCGACCACCGCAAATCCCTTGCCAACCATTCCAGAGAGGATCTGCTGAACATGCGCTCGCTGACCGATTCCGGCGGCTACACTCGCCCGTACTGGTTCGAACAGCGCCGTGAGCGGCCGCGCGTCTTCTTCGGTCATACCGTTCTCGCTCACCCGTTCGAGACCGACTGCGCCGTAGGGCTGGATACCGGCTGTGTCTACGGCGGCCAGTTGACGGCCTACGACTGTACGCGCGCGGAATTCATCGCCGTCGACCCTGTCGAGACCCACGTGTCACGATCCGAGGACAGCATCG